In one Sebastes umbrosus isolate fSebUmb1 chromosome 13, fSebUmb1.pri, whole genome shotgun sequence genomic region, the following are encoded:
- the si:dkey-57a22.15 gene encoding gamma-crystallin M2 — translation MGKIIFYEDKNFQGRSYECGNDCTDLHSYFSRCNSIRVESGCFMIYERPNFMGHQYYMRRGEYPDYQRWMGFSSCIRSCRMIPLYRGSYRLRIYEKPDFSGHMMEFMDDCPCVSDRFHHRHVYSSNVMNGFWIFYEYPNYRGRQYFLRTGEYRRYRDWCATCAIVGSFRRVTDF, via the exons ATGGGCAAG ATTATCTTTTACGAGGACAAGAACTTCCAGGGTCGGAGCTATGAGTGCGGCAATGACTGCACGGACCTTCACTCGTACTTCAGCCGCTGCAACTCCATCAGGGTGGAGAGCGGCTGCTTCATGATCTATGAGCGACCCAACTTCATGGGCCACCAGTACTACATGAGGAGGGGAGAGTATCCCGACTACCAGAGGTGGATGGGCTTCAGTAGCTGTATCCGCTCGTGCAGGATGATTCCACTG TATCGAGGTTCGTACAGATTGCGCATCTACGAGAAGCCCGACTTCAGCGGTCATATGATGGAGTTCATGGATGACTGCCCCTGTGTGTCTGACCGTTTCCACCACCGCCACGTCTACTCCAGTAATGTTATGAACGGCTTCTGGATCTTCTATGAGTACCCCAACTACCGAGGCAGACAGTACTTCCTGAGAACTGGGGAGTACAGGAGGTACCGCGACTGGTGCGCCACCTGCGCCATCGTCGGGTCCTTCAGGAGGGTCACCGACTTTTAG